The nucleotide sequence GCCAGTGCGGGCGAACTCGCCGATGAACAGCGAGGCCATCACCAGCACCGCGCCGCCGACCGTCATCCAGAAACTGAAATTGTTCAGGAACGGAAACGACACGTCGCGCGCGCCGATCTGGAGCGGCACGACGTAGTTCATCAGGCCGGTGACCAGCGGCATCGCCACGAAGAAGATCATGATCACGCCGTGGGCGGTGAAGACCTGATCGTAGTGATGGGCGTTGAGGTAGCCTTCGGAGCCGCCAAAGGCGAGCGCCTGCTGCAACCGCATCATGAGCGCGTCGGCGAAGCCGCGCAGCAGCATCACGATGCCGAGGATCATGTACATGATGCCGATGCGCTTGTGGTCCACCGTGGTGAACCATTCGCGCCAGAGGTAGCCCCAGAGGCGGAAATAGGTCAGCCCGGCGAGCATGACGAGGCCGCCGGTTGCCACCACCGCGAAGGTGCCGACGACGATCGGCTCGTGCAATGGCAGCGATTCGATGGTGAGCCGGCCGAAGATGAGCTTGAGAAAATCAGGAGACATGCGGGATCTCTTTAGGAGTCTGACTTCGGACGTTGTCCGAGGAAGAAGGACGAGGACTTCAGCGGCGTGAAGACCGGCCGCTTCAGGCCCGCGCCGAGCAAGGGCGAGGTGTCGAGGGGTGCCGTGATGGAGGCGGTGGTCTTGCCCTGCGGCGCGTCGGGCGTGCAGGTGCCGGCGACGAAGCTCGGCTCCGGCCCAAGCGCGGTGCCGCGGCGGGCGTACTTGTCGTAGGCCAGCGGCAACGTGTTGTTCAGGCCCTGATGGCCTGCACCGCCCTTGGCGTCGATCGCCATCATCTCGCTCTGGCACATCTTGCCGGTCTCGACGCACATGTTGAGGATCAGGCGGTAGAGATCGGAATCGATGGTGCCATAGCGCCGCACCGGCTCGTTCTGGCTGGGCTTCTCCAACTGGAGATACTCGGTGCGGCCGAGTGAGCCGCCGGCGGATTTGGCTTGCGCGATCCAGGCGTCAAAGCCCTTGTCGTCGAGGCCCTGGAAGTTGAAGTGCATGCCGGAGAAGCCGGCACCGCTGTAGTTCGCCGAGAAGCCCTTGTAGGTGCCGGGATGGTTCACCACCGCGTGGAGCTTCGTCTCCATGCCCGGCATCGCGTAGATCTGGCCGGCCAGCGCGGGGATGTAGAACGAGTTCATCACCGAGGACGCGGTGATGCGGAAGTTGATCGGACGGTCGACCGGAGCTGCCAGGTCGTTGACGGTGGCGATGCCGTAGTCCGGATAGATGAACAGCCATTTCCAGTCGAGCGCGACGACGTCGACCTCGAGCGGGGCCTTGGACTGGTCCACGGCGCGGTCGGCATGGATGCGGCCGAGCGTGCGATAGGGGTCGAGCAGATGCGTGCCCATCCAGGTCAGCGCGCCCAGGCAAATGATGATCAGCAGCGGTGCCGACCAGATCACCAGCTCGAGCTTGGTCGAGTGGTCCCAATCCGGCTCGTAGCGGGCCGCGGTGTTGGACTGGCGGTAGCGCCAGGCGAACAGCACCGTCAGCGCCATCACGGGGACGACGATCAGGAGCATCAGGACGGTGGAGATGATGACGAGGTCGCGCTGTTGCGCCGCGATATCGCCGGCGGGCGCCAGCACGACGTAGTTGCAGCCGCTGAGCGCAACCGCCAGGGGTAGCAGCGCCAGGATCTTGAGACGGGACACGGGCCGAGCCTTTGAGAATGAGTTTCCTTTGCGGGGCCAACGGGTAGCTGCGGCGCAGCAATCCGGACATTGGACAATTTGTCCAATGTTGCAGTGCGGAATGTTGAGCCAGACAGGATCGGATTGCCTGGCGCCCCGCCGGGCGGTCGGCTTTGGTTTTCAGGACGTTAAGGGCGCACGAATGGCGACGGCACAGACCCCCGCAATGGCAGACCTCCACTCGGGCGAGCACGGCCACGACCAGGCCAGTCCCGGCGAGATCGCCATCGGCGTCATCATCGGCCGCACCTCGGAATTCTTCGACTTCTTCGTCTTCGCGATCGCCTCGGTGATCGTGTTTCCGCGCCTGGTGTTCCCGTTCACGAGCGAGCTGACCGGCACCCTCTATTCCTTCATGATCTTCGCGCTGGCCTTCATGGCCCGTCCGATCGGCACCGTCATTTTCATGATTGTCGACCGGGAATACGGCAAGACGGCCAAGCTGGTCTCGGCGCTGTTCCTGCTCGGCACCGCCACCGTGGCGCTGGCGTTCCTGCCCGGCTATCACGACATCGGCGCTGCTGCGATCTGGCTGTTGGCGCTGGCGCGGATCGCACAGGGTCTGGCCTGGGGCGGCGCCTGGGACGGCATGGCTTCGCTGCTGGCGCTGAACGCGCCGCCTTCGAAGCGCGGCTGGTACGCGATGGTGCCGCAGCTCGGCGCGCCGCTCGGGCTGATCGTGGCGAGCGCGCTGTTCGCCTATTTCGCCGGCAACCTCTCGGCCGACGATTTCTTCGACTGGGGCTGGCGCTATCCGTTCTTCGTCGCCTTCGCCATCAACGTCGTGGCGCTGTTCGCGCGTCTGCGCATGGTGACGACGGAGGAATATGCCTCGCTGTTCGAGACCCGCGACCTCCAGCCCGCGCGCATCTCCGAGACCGTCGCCCGCGAAGGTCACAACATCATGCTCGGCGCGTTCGCGCCGCTGGCGAGCTTCGCGCTGTTCCACATGGTCACGGTGTTTCCGCTGTCCTGGGTGTTCCTGTTCACCCGCGAAAGCCCGGTGCGCTTTCTGATCATCGAGATCGTCGCCGCCGTGTTCGGCGTCGGCGCGATCGTGCTCTCGGGCATCATCGCCGACCGCGTCGGCCGCAAGTCGCTCTTGATGGGATCGGCGATCGCGATCGCGATCTATAGCGGCTTCGCCCCGCAGCTGCTCGATGCCGGCGCGTTCGGCGAGACCATCTACATGGTGATCGGCTTCATCCTGCTGGGTCTCTCCTTCGGTCAGTCCTCGGGCGCGATCGCCTCGAACTTCAAGCAGGCGTATCGCTACACGGCCTCGGCGCTGACCTCGGACATGGCCTGGCTGTTCGGCGCCGGTTTCGCGCCGCTCGTTGCTCTGTTGCTTGCGACCAATCTCGGCGTCATCGCCTCGGGTGCGTATCTGCTCTCTGGCGCGTTCTGGACCTTGCTTGCACTCTGGCTCGCCGGCCAGCGCGAGGCCGGCGACATGGATGCGGGCCGGTAGGCACAAACAGCTGACACAAGACAGATGTCGTCCCCGCGAACGCGGGGACCCATAACCCCAGGGAGCAGTGTGACGTGGGGCTCCCCACTCCGAGTCTTCGCCAAACCGCACCCTGTGGTTATGGGTCCCGGATCTGCGCTTCGCTTGTCCGGGACGACAGCGGAATTTGCCGGGCTACGGCAGCCTCAATCCGCTACGACCTTCACGCGATCCCGCACCTTCACCTGCGCGTTGCGATCGAGGCCGTTCAGCACGCGAAAACGCTCGGCGGGGTGATCGACGCCGGCCATGCGGTGGGAGAGCGATTCCACGGTGTCGCCGGGCTGCACGGTGATGACCTTGATGCGCAGCGGGCGCGCGGCCTGGATCTCCTCGAGTGTCAGGCGGCGGAATGAGTTGACGGTCTCGCGCGCGTTGCGCTCGCTCTCGGTCGATTTCTGCCGTGCCGCGAAGATGAAGCGGTAGACGTCGCTGCCGAACCGCAGCGCATAGACCTTGAACTGCCACTGGTCGCCCTTGGCGGTGGCGGACGCAGCCGGAAAGCCGTTGATCGTGATGTCCTCGGTGGAGGTCTTGTCGACGCCTTCCATCCAGCCGGAATTGAGGTAATCGCCGAGCGACTGCTCGGCCGGCACCCGCACGACGTCGAAGCGCATCGCCTGCGAGCCGCCGTCGCGCACGCCGATCACCGCCTGCGCGGTGTTGTCGAGCGTGAAATTGTCCGGCGCCTGGAAGGTGAAGCCGAGTTTCGGGTGCAGGAAACGCCGGCCGCGGACAAACCCTTCGCTGGGGTCTTCGCCATAGACGAGATTGTCGATCGCGGCGAGGTAGGTTTCGCGGTCGCGCTCGGCGCCTTCGGGCGCAGCGTATTGCCGCGCGATGGTCTGCGCG is from Bradyrhizobium xenonodulans and encodes:
- a CDS encoding MFS transporter, translating into MATAQTPAMADLHSGEHGHDQASPGEIAIGVIIGRTSEFFDFFVFAIASVIVFPRLVFPFTSELTGTLYSFMIFALAFMARPIGTVIFMIVDREYGKTAKLVSALFLLGTATVALAFLPGYHDIGAAAIWLLALARIAQGLAWGGAWDGMASLLALNAPPSKRGWYAMVPQLGAPLGLIVASALFAYFAGNLSADDFFDWGWRYPFFVAFAINVVALFARLRMVTTEEYASLFETRDLQPARISETVAREGHNIMLGAFAPLASFALFHMVTVFPLSWVFLFTRESPVRFLIIEIVAAVFGVGAIVLSGIIADRVGRKSLLMGSAIAIAIYSGFAPQLLDAGAFGETIYMVIGFILLGLSFGQSSGAIASNFKQAYRYTASALTSDMAWLFGAGFAPLVALLLATNLGVIASGAYLLSGAFWTLLALWLAGQREAGDMDAGR
- a CDS encoding M48 family metalloprotease codes for the protein MNRFQTAAAPPTVAMPKPKPAVAQTPATEKEHERILASYGGTYDDPRLESLVSKTVDRLVAASDRPDQGYRVTILNSGAVNAFALPNGQLYVTRGLLALASDTSELSSVLSHEMAHVLSKHAAMREDQARQAAIVTRVVTDMSNDPDLTALALAKTKLTMASFSRNQEFEADGIGVGISAKAHFDPYGAARFLSAMERNAELKAGKTSLDPRAQDFTSSHPATPERVQNAQTIARQYAAPEGAERDRETYLAAIDNLVYGEDPSEGFVRGRRFLHPKLGFTFQAPDNFTLDNTAQAVIGVRDGGSQAMRFDVVRVPAEQSLGDYLNSGWMEGVDKTSTEDITINGFPAASATAKGDQWQFKVYALRFGSDVYRFIFAARQKSTESERNARETVNSFRRLTLEEIQAARPLRIKVITVQPGDTVESLSHRMAGVDHPAERFRVLNGLDRNAQVKVRDRVKVVAD
- the cyoA gene encoding ubiquinol oxidase subunit II gives rise to the protein MSRLKILALLPLAVALSGCNYVVLAPAGDIAAQQRDLVIISTVLMLLIVVPVMALTVLFAWRYRQSNTAARYEPDWDHSTKLELVIWSAPLLIIICLGALTWMGTHLLDPYRTLGRIHADRAVDQSKAPLEVDVVALDWKWLFIYPDYGIATVNDLAAPVDRPINFRITASSVMNSFYIPALAGQIYAMPGMETKLHAVVNHPGTYKGFSANYSGAGFSGMHFNFQGLDDKGFDAWIAQAKSAGGSLGRTEYLQLEKPSQNEPVRRYGTIDSDLYRLILNMCVETGKMCQSEMMAIDAKGGAGHQGLNNTLPLAYDKYARRGTALGPEPSFVAGTCTPDAPQGKTTASITAPLDTSPLLGAGLKRPVFTPLKSSSFFLGQRPKSDS